A stretch of the Salvelinus fontinalis isolate EN_2023a chromosome 22, ASM2944872v1, whole genome shotgun sequence genome encodes the following:
- the LOC129819448 gene encoding uncharacterized protein LOC129819448, whose protein sequence is MRGGSQQVVVRMHHVSRVRGLETQLVWAISKETARLSPEGIPYCATKVQSITWIQRVAGRVTHYASHLRHETSVDVTLGCYQQTDVSVVYATLHMGLDGLLSSSAWSEAASFSTPTTQQFTDPEPEGHNCYEGWEEDLLPEEREVPLLNLYLITKRVEDIALRLISLRQAFTTLLGSTLSRNRLFVAGKVLLGALVQANHMDEAKFIRTYKDFVDYLSDPSKRNDIERELAEAKIHHVNMIDVLFELVRFGLMTAQKSLMVHPGGFVERLYALLYSFLPTAANMEPEADRYLLLLNDSCDTLPPNRDLDTNALHYFALNLTFLNKTSCSSKTFWFPSFHLFDFMTYSSS, encoded by the exons ATGCGTGGGGGATCCCAG caggtggtggtgaggatgcaccacGTGAGTAGGGTGAGAGGCCTGGAGACTCAACTGGTTTGGGCCATCTCCAAGGAGACAGCCAGGCTTAGTCCAGAGGGCATCCCCTACTGTGCCACCAAAGTGCAGTCCATCACTTGGATCCAG cgtGTGGCTGGCAGGGTGACCCACTATGCGTCTCACCTCCGCCACGAGACGTCTGTGGACGTGACGCTTGGCTGCTACCAG cagactgatgtcTCAGTGGTGTACGCCACTCTCCACATGGGGCTGGACGGGCTTCTCTCCTCTTCAGCGTGGTCGGAGGCTGCCTCCTTCTCTACGCCCACCACTCAGCAGTTCACTGACCCAGAGCCTGAGGGCCACAACTGCTATGAG GGCTGGGAGGAGGACCTGctgcctgaggagagggaggttccTCTGCTAAA CCTCTACCTTATCACCAAGAGAGTGGAGGACATCGCCCTGAGGCTCATCTCCCTGCGCCAGGCCTTCACT aCCCTGCTTGGTTCCACCCTGAGCAGGAACCGTCTGTTTGTGGCGGGAAAGGTCCTCCTGGGCGCACTGGTTCAGGCCAACCACATG GACGAGGCCAAGTTCATCCGTACCTATAAGGACTTTGTGGACTACCTGAGTGACCCCTCCAAGCGGAATGACATTGAGAGGGAGCTGGCTGAGGCAAAG ATCCATCATGTGAACATGATAGATGTCCTCTTTGAGCTGGTGCGGTTTGGGTTAATGACAGCTCAGAAGTCCCTGATGGTG CACCCTGGTGGGTTCGTGGAGCGTCTGTACGCTCTCCTGTACTCCTTCCTGCCCACTGCTGCCAACATGGAGCCAGAGGCTGACAGATACCTGCTGCTGCTCAAT GATTCTTGTGACACTTTGCCACCCAACAGGGATCTAGACACCAATGCACTACATTACTTTGCACTGAATttgacatttttaaataaaacaaGTTGTAGTTCAAAAACATTTTGGTTTCCGTCTTTTCATTTATTTGATTTTATGACCTATTCCTCTTCCTAG